The following proteins come from a genomic window of Micromonospora zamorensis:
- a CDS encoding dienelactone hydrolase family protein — MTTPVAQRPFVLSPPAAPVERHGNVDLHLPTRTDPAPAVVVVHGAPLPPDAADPRDWLLYRGYGALLADSGVVTAVISYQVTDLSALPAAADDIAAMVEQVRADPRVDPERVVLWFFSGGGLFAADWLRAAPPWLRGIALTYPLLVPFPGWEVDPRFLPVDALDSGAHVPLVLTRAGRDIPPVLAGIEAFLPAATAHGWPIQVIEIPDGQHSFDILDHNPQSEAAVVTARDAVLDLLKAT; from the coding sequence ATGACGACGCCTGTCGCACAACGGCCCTTCGTCCTGTCCCCCCCTGCTGCGCCGGTCGAACGGCACGGCAACGTCGACCTGCACCTGCCCACCCGCACCGACCCCGCCCCCGCCGTCGTGGTGGTGCACGGCGCCCCACTGCCGCCCGACGCAGCCGACCCGCGCGACTGGCTTCTCTACCGCGGCTACGGCGCACTGCTCGCCGACAGCGGCGTGGTCACCGCAGTGATCAGCTACCAGGTAACCGACCTGTCAGCCCTCCCCGCCGCGGCCGACGACATCGCCGCGATGGTCGAGCAGGTCCGCGCCGACCCGCGCGTCGACCCCGAGCGGGTAGTGCTGTGGTTCTTCTCCGGCGGAGGCCTCTTCGCAGCGGACTGGCTGCGCGCGGCACCACCATGGCTACGCGGGATCGCGCTCACCTACCCGCTGCTCGTCCCCTTCCCCGGCTGGGAGGTCGACCCCCGGTTCCTGCCCGTCGACGCACTCGACTCCGGTGCGCACGTCCCTCTGGTGCTGACCCGGGCCGGACGGGACATCCCACCGGTCCTGGCCGGGATCGAAGCGTTCCTCCCGGCGGCGACCGCCCACGGCTGGCCGATACAGGTGATCGAAATACCGGACGGTCAGCACAGCTTCGACATCCTCGACCACAACCCACAGTCGGAGGCCGCCGTCGTGACCGCACGAGACGCAGTCCTCGACCTGCTGAAGGCGACCTGA
- a CDS encoding DedA family protein, protein MFDVQHWLESLPPIAVYLLVGGVIGVESMGVPLPGEIVLVSSALLAATGVVEPEWVATAAATGAIVGDSIGYAVGRRGGRPLLARLGRRFPRHLGPAQLARAEQSFARYGVWAVFFGRFVALLRILAGPLAGALHVPYRRFLLANAAGGLVWAFGTTYLLFTVGRAAEHWLKDISWAGLVLAVLAGLASTWWLRRRAHRLEAAEPPAPDTEPARAHSDT, encoded by the coding sequence GTGTTCGATGTCCAGCACTGGCTCGAGTCGCTGCCGCCGATCGCGGTCTACCTGCTCGTCGGCGGGGTGATCGGCGTGGAAAGCATGGGCGTGCCCCTGCCGGGCGAGATCGTCCTGGTCAGCTCCGCCCTGCTCGCCGCCACCGGCGTGGTGGAACCGGAGTGGGTGGCCACCGCCGCGGCCACCGGCGCGATCGTCGGTGACTCCATCGGGTACGCCGTGGGCCGCCGGGGTGGCCGTCCACTACTCGCCCGACTGGGTCGCCGCTTCCCCCGCCATCTCGGCCCCGCCCAACTTGCCCGCGCGGAACAGAGCTTCGCCCGGTACGGAGTCTGGGCCGTGTTCTTCGGTCGCTTCGTGGCACTCCTGCGGATCCTGGCCGGGCCGCTCGCCGGGGCGCTGCACGTGCCGTACCGGCGGTTCCTGCTGGCCAACGCGGCCGGAGGGCTGGTCTGGGCGTTCGGCACCACCTACCTGCTGTTCACCGTGGGCCGGGCGGCCGAGCACTGGCTCAAGGACATCTCCTGGGCCGGGCTGGTCCTCGCCGTGCTCGCCGGCCTCGCCAGCACCTGGTGGCTGCGCCGACGAGCCCATCGGCTGGAGGCCGCCGAGCCCCCGGCGCCCGACACCGAGCCGGCGCGCGCCCACAGCGACACCTGA
- the pulA gene encoding pullulanase-type alpha-1,6-glucosidase, with the protein MTPPPKPRTTLALVSLLTLTLVGTSVAVPPAAAAAPRTSAGVPVAVGGAAQWSNEPSAEALLKAGDNSARAEQFYFVLPDRFANGDPRNDRGGLTGDRLRTGLDPADKGFYHGGDLKGVIDKLDYIQGMGTTAIWLAPIFKNRPVQGAGDDVSAGYHGYWITDFTQVDPHFGTNEEMKRLVKLAHQRGIKIYLDVIVNHTADVIKYAEDKYAYVDKATSPYTDAQGRAFEDRNYADGSRAFPSVDQESFPYTPTFAEPKDATVKVPAWLNDATMYHNRGDSTFAGENSEYGDFFGLDDLWTERPEVVQGLTRAYGDWIGATGVDGFRLDTVKHVNMDFWPQFSQGIERAAEKAGKKDFFMFGEVYSADPEISSSYVRQGGLPATLDFAFQEAARGYTAGAGSAKALADVYARDDLYAARDTDAGRLTTFLGNHDMGRIGSFVAGGGTDPASHLRRDQLAHQLMFLTRGQPVVYSGDEQGFTGPGGDKDARQDMFASKTPDYLDDDLLGTDRTHASDQFDTSHPLYRTIAELGRLRQAHPALRDGVQVTRYAADGPGVFAASRIAPADRTEYVVAVNNADTAQTVTVDTWSAGVTFTGIYGGSQTATAGADGKLSLTVPPLSAVVHRAGTPVARPVAAPRITITSPAPDALVATRAAVTAQVTGDPLATVTVAARVAGGRWTLLGSADHAPYTVQHDLTGLAGGTRVEYKAVVRDGRGRTATARSMAIVGTPAQGKSREWAVVHYQRPAGGYDDWSLYAWGDIDPAYVTEWPKGQPFAGEDAYGRFAWVKLKPGAKSVGFVVVDSDGNKDVAQDRSVDVTATGEVWLKQGDPVVYPSRQAATGEPDPAVEEGTAVIHYRRADGNYDGWGLHLWDGAANPTEWSAPLKPTSTDAFGAVFRVPLAAGATGLNYVIHQGDTKDLPDDQRLDFASAGREVWLLAATPGRLLPSTATSVNADTDISKQRAHWIDRSTVAWQTPPTDGRTYALVVAPEGGVGVVDGELTGTYTTLPLRAQRNGLTEAQRTTFPHLWSYRSFALDRGDLAKVPAALRGQVLVTERDAEGALLAATGVQIPGVLDDVYARATDATLGPTFAGRTPSVALWAPTARTVALQLFDSPSAAPRTVPMRRDDRTGVWSARGNQSWAGKYYRYQVRAWQPAVQKMVTASVTDPYSVALAADSTHSLLVDLNDAALAPAGWRTLRKPAPVPPAKAQISELSIRDFSIADETVPAERRGTFLAFTDPKTAGMTHLRALGDAGVTHLHLLPAFDFATIPEKRADQRQPACDLAALPPDSAEQQKCVAAVAETDGYNWGYDPLHYTVPEGGYAVDPAGAARTTEFRRMVAGVNGAGLRVVMDVVYNHTSAAGVDDKSVLDQVVPGYYHRLLEDGTVANSTCCANTAPEHAMMGKLVVDSLVTWAKQYKVDGFRFDLMGHHPKANILAVRSALDRLTVARDGVDGKAIMLYGEGWNFGEVANDARFVQATQANMAGTGIGTFNDRLRDAVRGGGPFDTNPRVQGFASGLYTDPNGDAVNGSAAEQKARLLHAHDLIKVGLTGNLRGYRFTDTAGRQITGAQVDYNGSPAGYTAAPGEAVTYVDAHDNEILYDALAYKLPQATSATDRSRMQVLALGTVVLGQGTGFVTAGTERLRSKSLDRNSYNSGDWFNQIRWGCERGNGFGAGLPPAQDNEDKWSYAKPLLADPALVPDCAAINTTDARYAELLRIRASSPVFGLATAEQVQQRVAFPLSGEQETPGVLTMTLDARGLGGSWKSLTVVFNSTPETAKQTVTDLRGADVALHPVLVDSADPALRTASFDRAAGTFSVPARSVAVFVQK; encoded by the coding sequence ATGACACCCCCGCCGAAACCGCGCACCACCCTGGCCCTCGTCTCCCTGCTCACCTTGACGCTCGTCGGCACCTCGGTCGCCGTGCCCCCGGCCGCCGCCGCGGCCCCTCGGACGTCCGCCGGTGTCCCCGTCGCCGTCGGCGGCGCCGCCCAGTGGAGCAACGAACCCTCCGCCGAGGCACTGCTGAAGGCCGGCGACAACTCCGCCCGGGCCGAGCAGTTCTACTTCGTCCTGCCGGACCGGTTCGCCAACGGTGACCCCCGCAACGACCGGGGCGGCCTCACCGGTGACCGGCTGCGGACCGGGCTCGACCCGGCCGACAAGGGCTTCTACCACGGCGGTGACCTCAAGGGCGTCATCGACAAGTTGGACTACATCCAGGGGATGGGCACCACGGCCATCTGGCTCGCCCCGATCTTCAAGAACCGGCCGGTGCAGGGCGCCGGCGACGACGTCTCGGCCGGTTACCACGGCTACTGGATCACCGACTTCACCCAGGTGGACCCGCACTTCGGCACCAACGAGGAGATGAAGCGCCTGGTCAAGCTCGCCCACCAGCGCGGCATCAAGATCTACCTCGACGTGATCGTCAACCACACCGCCGACGTCATCAAGTACGCCGAGGACAAGTACGCGTACGTGGACAAGGCGACCTCGCCGTACACCGACGCGCAGGGGCGGGCGTTCGAGGACCGCAACTACGCCGACGGCAGCCGCGCGTTCCCGTCGGTCGACCAGGAGTCGTTCCCGTACACCCCGACCTTCGCCGAGCCGAAGGACGCGACAGTCAAGGTCCCGGCCTGGCTGAACGACGCCACCATGTACCACAACCGGGGCGACTCCACGTTCGCCGGTGAGAACAGCGAGTACGGCGACTTCTTCGGCCTCGACGACCTGTGGACCGAGCGCCCCGAGGTGGTCCAGGGGCTGACCAGGGCGTACGGGGACTGGATCGGCGCGACTGGCGTCGACGGGTTCCGGCTGGACACCGTGAAGCACGTCAACATGGACTTCTGGCCGCAGTTCAGCCAGGGCATCGAGCGGGCCGCCGAAAAGGCCGGCAAGAAGGACTTCTTCATGTTCGGCGAGGTCTACAGCGCCGACCCGGAGATCAGCTCCAGCTACGTGCGGCAGGGTGGCCTGCCGGCGACCCTCGACTTCGCCTTCCAGGAGGCCGCGCGCGGTTACACCGCCGGTGCCGGCTCGGCGAAGGCGCTCGCCGACGTGTACGCCCGCGACGACCTCTACGCCGCCCGGGACACCGACGCCGGCCGGCTCACCACCTTCCTCGGCAACCACGACATGGGCCGGATCGGGTCGTTCGTCGCCGGTGGTGGCACCGACCCGGCCAGTCACCTGCGCCGCGACCAGCTCGCGCACCAGCTGATGTTCCTGACCCGTGGACAACCGGTCGTCTACTCCGGCGACGAGCAGGGCTTCACCGGCCCCGGTGGGGACAAGGACGCCCGGCAGGACATGTTCGCCTCGAAGACCCCCGACTATCTCGACGACGACCTGCTCGGCACCGACCGCACCCACGCCAGCGACCAGTTCGACACCAGCCACCCGCTGTACCGGACGATCGCCGAGCTGGGCCGGCTGCGCCAGGCGCACCCCGCGCTGCGCGACGGTGTGCAGGTCACCAGGTACGCCGCCGACGGCCCCGGCGTCTTCGCCGCCTCCCGGATCGCCCCCGCCGACCGGACCGAGTACGTCGTGGCGGTGAACAACGCCGACACCGCGCAGACTGTCACAGTGGACACCTGGTCGGCCGGCGTCACCTTCACCGGCATCTACGGCGGCAGCCAGACCGCCACGGCCGGCGCCGACGGCAAGCTGAGCCTGACCGTGCCCCCGCTGTCGGCGGTGGTGCACCGGGCCGGCACGCCCGTCGCGCGCCCGGTCGCCGCGCCGCGCATCACCATCACCAGCCCGGCTCCGGACGCGCTGGTCGCCACCCGGGCCGCCGTCACCGCCCAGGTGACCGGTGACCCGCTCGCCACCGTCACCGTCGCCGCCCGGGTCGCGGGTGGTCGGTGGACGTTGCTGGGCAGCGCCGACCACGCGCCGTACACCGTGCAGCACGACCTGACCGGCCTGGCCGGCGGCACCCGCGTCGAGTACAAGGCGGTGGTCCGCGACGGTCGGGGCCGCACCGCGACCGCCCGTTCCATGGCCATCGTGGGTACGCCGGCACAGGGCAAGTCCCGGGAGTGGGCGGTGGTGCACTACCAACGCCCCGCCGGTGGGTACGACGACTGGAGTTTGTATGCCTGGGGGGACATCGACCCGGCGTACGTCACCGAGTGGCCCAAGGGGCAGCCGTTCGCCGGGGAGGACGCCTACGGCCGGTTCGCCTGGGTGAAACTCAAGCCGGGCGCGAAGTCCGTGGGTTTCGTGGTGGTCGACTCCGACGGCAACAAGGACGTCGCCCAGGACCGCAGCGTCGACGTCACGGCAACCGGCGAGGTCTGGCTCAAACAGGGTGACCCGGTGGTCTACCCGAGCAGGCAGGCGGCCACCGGTGAACCGGATCCGGCGGTCGAGGAGGGCACCGCGGTGATCCACTATCGGAGGGCCGACGGCAACTACGACGGCTGGGGCCTGCACCTGTGGGACGGCGCGGCCAACCCGACCGAGTGGTCCGCGCCGCTGAAGCCCACAAGCACTGACGCGTTCGGGGCGGTGTTCCGGGTGCCGCTGGCCGCCGGCGCGACCGGGCTGAACTACGTCATCCACCAGGGCGACACCAAGGATCTGCCCGACGACCAGCGGCTCGACTTCGCCAGCGCGGGCCGGGAGGTGTGGCTGCTCGCCGCCACGCCGGGCCGGTTGCTGCCGTCCACGGCGACCAGCGTCAACGCGGACACCGACATCAGCAAGCAGAGGGCGCACTGGATCGACCGGTCCACAGTGGCGTGGCAGACCCCGCCGACCGACGGCAGGACGTACGCGCTCGTCGTCGCGCCCGAGGGCGGGGTCGGCGTGGTCGACGGGGAACTGACCGGGACGTACACCACGTTGCCGTTGCGGGCGCAGCGCAACGGGCTCACCGAAGCCCAGCGCACGACGTTCCCGCACCTGTGGTCGTACCGTAGCTTCGCGCTGGACCGGGGCGACCTGGCCAAGGTCCCGGCGGCGCTGCGGGGGCAGGTGCTGGTGACCGAACGCGACGCGGAGGGTGCCCTGCTCGCGGCGACCGGCGTGCAGATCCCCGGCGTTCTCGACGACGTGTACGCGCGGGCCACCGACGCCACCCTCGGGCCGACGTTCGCGGGCCGGACGCCGAGCGTCGCGCTGTGGGCGCCGACCGCGCGCACCGTGGCGTTGCAGCTGTTCGACTCGCCCAGCGCCGCGCCGAGGACCGTGCCGATGCGCCGCGACGACCGCACCGGTGTCTGGTCGGCGCGCGGCAACCAGAGTTGGGCCGGCAAGTACTACCGGTACCAGGTGCGGGCGTGGCAGCCGGCGGTGCAGAAGATGGTCACCGCGTCGGTGACCGACCCGTACTCGGTGGCTCTCGCCGCGGACTCCACGCACAGCCTGCTGGTCGACCTGAACGATGCGGCGCTGGCCCCGGCGGGTTGGCGGACGCTGCGCAAACCGGCGCCGGTGCCCCCGGCGAAGGCGCAGATCTCCGAACTGTCGATACGCGACTTCTCCATCGCCGACGAGACCGTGCCGGCCGAGCGGCGGGGAACGTTCCTCGCCTTCACCGACCCGAAGACCGCCGGCATGACCCACCTGCGCGCGCTCGGTGACGCCGGTGTCACCCACCTGCACCTGCTGCCGGCGTTCGACTTCGCGACGATCCCGGAGAAGCGGGCCGACCAGCGGCAGCCCGCCTGCGACCTGGCGGCGCTCCCGCCGGACTCCGCGGAACAGCAGAAGTGCGTGGCGGCGGTCGCCGAAACCGACGGCTACAACTGGGGGTACGACCCGCTGCACTACACCGTCCCGGAGGGCGGCTACGCCGTCGACCCGGCCGGTGCGGCGCGGACCACCGAGTTCCGGCGGATGGTCGCCGGGGTTAACGGCGCCGGGCTGCGGGTGGTGATGGACGTGGTCTACAACCACACCTCGGCCGCCGGTGTCGACGACAAGTCGGTGCTCGACCAGGTCGTGCCCGGCTACTACCACCGGTTGTTGGAGGACGGCACGGTAGCCAATTCGACCTGCTGCGCCAACACCGCGCCCGAGCACGCCATGATGGGCAAGCTGGTCGTCGACTCGCTGGTGACCTGGGCAAAGCAGTACAAGGTGGATGGTTTCCGGTTCGACCTGATGGGTCACCACCCGAAGGCGAACATCCTCGCCGTCCGCAGCGCCCTGGACCGGCTGACCGTCGCCCGCGACGGCGTCGACGGCAAGGCGATCATGCTCTACGGCGAGGGCTGGAACTTCGGCGAGGTTGCCAACGACGCCCGTTTCGTCCAGGCCACCCAGGCCAACATGGCCGGCACCGGCATCGGCACCTTCAACGACCGGCTGCGCGACGCGGTACGCGGCGGCGGACCGTTCGACACCAACCCCCGCGTGCAGGGCTTCGCGTCCGGGCTCTACACCGACCCCAACGGCGACGCGGTCAACGGGTCGGCGGCCGAGCAGAAGGCGCGCCTGCTGCACGCCCACGACCTGATCAAGGTGGGGCTCACCGGCAACCTGCGCGGGTACCGGTTCACCGACACCGCCGGACGGCAGATCACCGGCGCGCAGGTGGACTACAACGGCTCCCCGGCCGGCTACACCGCCGCTCCGGGGGAGGCCGTCACCTACGTCGACGCGCACGACAACGAGATCCTGTACGACGCGCTGGCCTACAAACTGCCGCAGGCCACCTCGGCGACCGACCGCTCCCGCATGCAGGTGCTGGCGCTGGGCACCGTGGTGCTGGGGCAGGGCACCGGGTTCGTCACCGCGGGCACCGAACGGCTGCGGTCGAAGTCACTGGACCGCAACTCGTACAACTCCGGAGACTGGTTCAACCAGATCCGGTGGGGCTGCGAGCGGGGCAACGGGTTCGGGGCCGGTCTGCCGCCCGCGCAGGACAACGAGGACAAGTGGTCGTACGCCAAGCCCTTGCTGGCGGACCCGGCGCTGGTGCCGGACTGCGCGGCCATCAACACCACCGACGCCCGGTACGCCGAGCTGCTGCGCATCCGGGCGTCGTCGCCGGTGTTCGGGCTGGCCACCGCCGAGCAGGTGCAGCAGCGGGTGGCGTTCCCGTTGTCCGGGGAGCAGGAGACGCCCGGCGTGCTGACCATGACGCTCGACGCCCGAGGGCTGGGCGGGTCGTGGAAGTCGCTGACCGTCGTCTTCAACAGCACCCCGGAGACGGCGAAGCAGACGGTGACCGACCTGCGCGGTGCGGACGTGGCGCTGCACCCGGTGCTGGTCGACTCGGCCGATCCGGCGCTGCGTACCGCCTCGTTCGACCGGGCGGCCGGCACGTTCAGCGTCCCGGCGCGCAGCGTGGCGGTGTTCGTCCAGAAGTAG
- a CDS encoding cellulose binding domain-containing protein: protein MSGMRRFPRLSPGPVAIVSSPWIVVGAGVVVMVVLLFVALGTYRGPDPAPDGASAPPALPLPSAEAAPSEPAPASSPAGALPGLSARASGLPPSAATPSPSVAPSVGPTGRPTVTRSPSRAAQVQPAVTGRYRVVQSFDGGFIGEVSMVNASPQSRGWTVRLEFSGGRFVTAWVEGVPQGTVRQSDDGFTYVSGVDVRPGGSVSLRFHMERTSGTPRLCTVDGVRCGGL from the coding sequence ATGTCCGGCATGCGTCGCTTCCCGCGACTGTCGCCCGGTCCGGTCGCCATCGTGTCGTCGCCCTGGATCGTGGTGGGCGCCGGTGTCGTCGTGATGGTGGTCCTGCTCTTCGTGGCCCTGGGCACGTACCGGGGGCCTGATCCGGCCCCGGACGGCGCGTCGGCGCCGCCGGCGTTGCCGCTGCCGTCGGCGGAGGCCGCGCCGAGCGAACCCGCACCGGCGTCGTCGCCGGCAGGTGCGTTGCCGGGGTTGTCCGCGCGTGCGAGCGGGTTGCCCCCGAGCGCCGCGACGCCGTCACCGTCGGTGGCCCCGTCTGTCGGGCCGACGGGTCGGCCGACGGTGACGCGGTCGCCGAGTCGGGCGGCGCAGGTGCAGCCGGCGGTGACTGGCCGGTACCGGGTGGTGCAGAGCTTCGACGGGGGATTCATCGGCGAGGTGTCGATGGTCAACGCGTCGCCCCAGAGCCGTGGTTGGACGGTGCGGCTGGAGTTCTCCGGCGGACGGTTCGTGACCGCCTGGGTGGAGGGCGTTCCGCAGGGGACGGTGCGTCAGTCCGACGACGGCTTCACGTACGTCAGTGGGGTGGACGTGCGGCCCGGTGGGTCGGTGTCGTTGCGATTCCACATGGAGCGGACGTCGGGTACGCCACGGCTGTGCACTGTCGACGGGGTGCGCTGCGGCGGGCTCTGA
- a CDS encoding right-handed parallel beta-helix repeat-containing protein: protein MSNDVTSTDGGASTAPPTRRRRALWVAGVAGLTGVVGLAALGGVAARDDKPKSDQVSDAQPSTNRQNVSDAGGADEGGAKEADARDDEWSGDDWSGFDDRSGKDDKRQDDKRDEKDRTKQVPCDTDKLIQAITFANNEDGGVLELAKGCTYTLTRNQDGNGLPVITQPITLKGEHTTIGREATADYFRILNVGPGGNLTLKGLSIRGGQTLQSSMAADPATVWAPYSTLDRSTVADPAAKPAATKAAKPAATKAAKPAATTAAKPAATTAAKPSAAKAAAKPSAAKAAAKPAAAKAAAKPTAKPAAKATAKAAAAKPIAAEAKPAGAGTAVPLVEQPGFTDGAGVLVQPGGRAEILDSELLYNQSGGNGGGLANFGSTRLSKTTVAHNTAFFFGGGIFNVGVLQVDESKVNDNTGIIGGGGIANGAAGIFTDSVDGGSVWVYKSEITDNETLGFGGGVLDVGGTTTLHQTTVSDNTAVLDGGGVAVADSQLTLKDATVAKNTAARDGGGLAVTSDSVATVENSRIKDNTAGFSGGGLFNDDSVTTLRDSEVVGNRAVGPFGRGGGIVNGEGSQVTLHRTKVAHNFSTLPPGGIFNSIGGTVTLDDESAVTANRPNNCFNVADCFA, encoded by the coding sequence ATGTCCAACGACGTAACGAGTACCGACGGCGGGGCCTCGACAGCTCCGCCGACACGACGACGGCGGGCGCTGTGGGTCGCCGGCGTGGCCGGGCTGACCGGTGTGGTCGGTCTGGCGGCCCTCGGCGGCGTGGCCGCCAGGGATGACAAGCCCAAATCCGACCAGGTCTCCGACGCGCAGCCGTCGACCAACCGGCAGAACGTCAGTGACGCTGGTGGCGCGGACGAAGGCGGCGCCAAGGAAGCCGACGCTCGGGACGACGAGTGGAGCGGCGACGACTGGAGCGGCTTCGACGACCGGTCCGGCAAAGACGACAAGCGCCAGGACGACAAGCGCGACGAGAAGGACCGCACCAAGCAGGTCCCGTGCGACACGGACAAGCTGATCCAGGCCATCACGTTCGCGAACAACGAAGATGGCGGCGTACTGGAGTTGGCCAAGGGCTGCACCTACACCCTGACCCGCAACCAGGACGGCAACGGCCTGCCGGTGATCACCCAGCCCATCACCCTGAAGGGCGAGCACACGACCATCGGCCGTGAGGCCACCGCCGACTACTTCCGGATCCTCAACGTCGGCCCCGGGGGGAACCTCACCCTCAAGGGTCTGAGCATCAGGGGTGGTCAGACCCTTCAGTCCTCGATGGCCGCCGACCCCGCGACGGTCTGGGCGCCGTACTCGACCCTGGACCGGTCCACCGTGGCCGACCCGGCGGCGAAGCCGGCAGCAACAAAGGCGGCGAAGCCGGCAGCAACAAAGGCGGCGAAGCCGGCAGCGACAACGGCGGCCAAGCCTGCGGCGACAACGGCAGCGAAGCCCTCGGCGGCCAAAGCGGCGGCGAAGCCCTCGGCGGCCAAGGCGGCAGCGAAGCCCGCGGCGGCCAAGGCGGCAGCGAAGCCCACAGCCAAGCCCGCAGCGAAAGCGACGGCGAAGGCGGCAGCCGCCAAGCCGATCGCCGCGGAGGCAAAGCCGGCGGGGGCCGGAACCGCGGTGCCGCTGGTCGAGCAGCCCGGGTTCACCGACGGAGCCGGGGTGCTGGTGCAGCCCGGTGGCCGCGCGGAGATCCTGGACAGCGAGTTGCTCTACAACCAGTCCGGCGGCAACGGCGGCGGCCTGGCCAACTTCGGCAGCACCAGGCTCAGCAAGACGACAGTGGCGCACAACACCGCCTTCTTCTTCGGCGGCGGCATCTTCAACGTCGGGGTGCTCCAGGTCGACGAGTCGAAGGTCAACGACAACACCGGGATCATCGGCGGCGGCGGTATCGCCAACGGCGCGGCCGGGATCTTCACCGACAGCGTCGACGGTGGCTCGGTCTGGGTCTACAAGAGCGAGATCACCGACAACGAGACGCTCGGCTTCGGCGGCGGCGTGCTGGATGTCGGGGGCACCACGACGCTGCACCAGACGACGGTCAGTGACAACACCGCAGTGCTCGACGGTGGTGGCGTCGCGGTGGCGGACAGCCAGCTCACCCTCAAGGACGCCACGGTGGCCAAGAACACCGCCGCTCGCGACGGTGGCGGCCTGGCGGTGACCTCCGACAGCGTCGCGACAGTCGAGAACAGCAGGATCAAGGACAACACTGCGGGCTTCTCCGGCGGCGGCCTCTTCAACGACGACAGCGTCACCACGCTGCGCGACAGCGAGGTGGTGGGCAACCGGGCCGTCGGTCCGTTCGGCCGTGGCGGCGGCATCGTCAACGGCGAGGGGAGCCAGGTCACGCTCCACCGCACGAAGGTGGCGCACAACTTCTCCACCCTTCCGCCGGGGGGCATCTTCAACAGCATCGGCGGCACCGTGACGCTGGACGACGAGTCCGCGGTCACGGCCAACCGTCCGAACAACTGCTTCAACGTTGCGGACTGCTTCGCCTGA
- a CDS encoding C39 family peptidase, which translates to MRTDLIRKTALTAAGLAFTGGAIVGPVTTAFAAPNTSKPASQTQSDRKPSGERQLGVRYEAQPNFYYCGPAAARNALSVQGKDISVDAMAKEMGTTEAGTNSINDITPVLNKETGKNDAYRSVEISTPDADAKQTDKLRADIVRTVDDGRAVVANIAGTTTDTDGAIHSFEGGHYISVVGYRDNGQIVKIADSANPNTASYEVTVEHLADWIATRGYATS; encoded by the coding sequence ATGCGTACCGATCTGATTCGTAAGACCGCTCTGACCGCTGCTGGCCTGGCCTTCACCGGCGGCGCCATCGTCGGACCCGTCACCACCGCCTTTGCCGCCCCGAACACCAGCAAGCCGGCGTCGCAGACGCAGTCTGACCGCAAGCCGTCTGGTGAGCGTCAGCTGGGCGTGCGCTACGAGGCCCAGCCGAACTTCTACTACTGCGGACCCGCCGCCGCCCGTAACGCCCTGAGTGTGCAGGGCAAGGACATCAGCGTCGACGCCATGGCCAAGGAGATGGGCACCACCGAGGCCGGCACCAACTCCATCAACGACATCACCCCCGTGCTGAACAAGGAGACCGGCAAGAACGACGCCTACCGGTCCGTGGAGATCAGCACCCCGGATGCTGACGCCAAGCAGACCGACAAGCTGCGCGCCGACATCGTCCGCACCGTTGACGACGGCCGGGCAGTAGTCGCCAACATCGCCGGCACCACCACCGACACCGACGGTGCTATCCACTCCTTCGAGGGCGGGCACTACATCAGCGTCGTCGGCTACCGCGACAACGGTCAGATCGTGAAGATCGCCGACTCCGCCAACCCGAACACCGCCTCCTACGAGGTCACCGTCGAACACCTCGCCGACTGGATCGCCACCCGCGGCTACGCCACCAGCTGA